Proteins from a single region of Juglans microcarpa x Juglans regia isolate MS1-56 chromosome 5S, Jm3101_v1.0, whole genome shotgun sequence:
- the LOC121268649 gene encoding probable xyloglucan endotransglucosylase/hydrolase protein 32, giving the protein MERRRGEKNSIGGPTNLLIYVKQYSHTPLSYMPVFSTLDSLSQPAFIHKQSLFFLHTASSLHHPSSSSFMDFFPFLLLILMVPLTSSNAQRPPSPGYRPSSKFRSMSFYDGYRNLWGPTHQRFDQNALTIWLDHTSGSGFKSVRAFRSGYFGASIKLQPGYTAGVITAFYLSNNEAHPGFHDEVDIEFLGTTFGKPYTLQTNVYIRGSGDGRIIGREMKFHLWFDPTKNFHHYAILWSPKELIFLVDDVPIRRYPRKSAATFPLRPMWVYGSIWDASSWATEDGKYKADYRYQPFMAQYTNFKASGCSAYAPAWCRPVSASPFRSGRLTRQQNWAMRWVQSHHLVYDYCRDPKRDHSLTPECWG; this is encoded by the exons ATGGAGAGgagaagaggggaaaaaaactcTATTGGGGGACCCACTAATCTTCTTATTTATGTCAAACAGTACAGCCATACGCCTCTTTCATATATGCCTGTCTTCAGCACTCTAGACTCACTCTCGCAGCCTGCATTTATACACAAGCAATCATTATTCTTTCTCCATACAGCAAGCTCTCTTCATCATCCATCTTCTTCCAGTTTTATGGATTTCTTTCCATTCCTACTTCTAATCCTTATGGTCCCTTTAACTTCAAGCAATGCTCAAAGGCCACCTTCTCCTGGCTACAGGCCAAGCTCTAAGTTCAGGTCCATGAGCTTTTATGATGGATATAGAAACCTCTGGGGTCCTACGCACCAAAGATTTGACCAAAATGCATTGACAATCTGGCTCGATCATACTTCAG GAAGTGGGTTCAAGTCTGTTCGGGCATTTCGATCTGGGTACTTTGGTGCCTCCATTAAGCTTCAACCTGGTTACACTGCAGGAGTCATAACTGCTTTCTAT CTCTCCAACAATGAAGCTCATCCAGGTTTCCACGATGAAGTGGACATTGAGTTCCTGGGAACGACATTTGGGAAGCCTTATACCTTGCAGACCAATGTTTACATCAGAGGGAGTGGGGATGGGAGGATTATTGGCAGAGAGATGAAGTTTCACTTATGGTTTGACCCCACCAAGAATTTTCATCACTATGCTATTTTATGGAGTCCTAAAGAGCTCAT ATTCCTAGTGGATGATGTTCCCATCAGAAGGTACCCGAGGAAGAGTGCAGCAACCTTTCCGCTGAGGCCAATGTGGGTTTATGGTTCTATATGGGATGCCTCCTCATGGGCCACTGAAGATGGCAAATATAAAGCTGACTACAGGTACCAGCCATTCATGGCACAGTATACCAATTTCAAGGCCAGCGGTTGCTCCGCCTATGCTCCCGCTTGGTGCCGCCCGGTCTCCGCCTCTCCTTTCCGCTCTGGAAGACTGACCAGACAACAAAACTGGGCCATGAGATGGGTTCAAAGCCACCATTTGGTGTATGACTATTGCAGGGACCCCAAGAGAGACCATTCCCTAACACCTGAGTGCTGGGGTTGA